The window CGAACAGTTTAGTTGTCGGGATCAAGTCCCACGGGTGCGTCCGTTCTACCCCGGCTACTATCAATCTATAAATTGAATAAAAAATAGTCAACCAGATTTCTCTGGCTGACCTTATAATACGAATAGGGTGCTTTATCAGAGCATTTATTTATGGAATCATCCACGACAATACATTGCTTTGCAGGAAGGTTAAAATTCCAACGAGAATGACTAGGAAAAAGCTATGCTTTAAGGTAAAGCGAAGTAACTCGGATTCCTTTCCTGCCAGTCCAACAGCTGCACAGGCAACAGCAATGGATTGGGGCGAAATCATTTTTCCAGTCACACCACCCGAAGAGTTGGCGGCGACAGCAAGTAATGGATCCATTCCCACCTGCATGGCTGATATCTTCTGCAGGTTTCCGAACAACAGGTTAGCAGAGGTATCTGATCCTGTAATAAAGACCCCGAGCCAGCCAAGGAATGGAGAGAAGAATGGGAATAATGAACCCGTTTTGGCGATAATCATTCCAAGAGCGTGAGTCATACCTGAAGCGTTAGCGACATAGGCAAAGGCCACGACGGACCCAATGGTTAAAATGGGAAGCTTTAATTCATTTAAGGTTTCACCAAATGTTGCTGACCAATCCTTCCAGGATAAACCAGTAATATATTTGGAAATAAAACAAGCAATTAAGATGGCGGTCCCTGCTGTTCCTAATAACTCCAGCTTGTATACAGCGGCTACCGCTTCCCCTGCATCATTCAGAATTCTATTATGTAGCAATGGCACTTCTGGTGAGTAGGTAAGCACATGTCCTATAGAATTCACCGCTTTAAGAATGACATTTGTCCCTTCATAATGTCCTGTTAAGGCTGTTTTAATGGCTGGAATTCCCCAAAAGGAAATAAAGGCTGTTAAAACTAAAAATGGAGACCAGGCTCGGAAGATTTGTCCTCCAGAATAGTGAACGGTTTCAAGTTTTTCATTCTTTGCAGCTGAAGCGACAGCTATTTCGGATTCACCTTTGAAACGGAAAATAGTTTTCGGTTTCCAGAATTTTAAGAAAACAGTAAGGGCAAATAATGAAATTAAGGCTGAAAGAATATCCGGTAATTCAGGTCCTAAGAAGTTAGAGCTTAAATATTGCGCGATGGCA of the Bacillus tuaregi genome contains:
- a CDS encoding L-lactate permease — encoded protein: MTFTQNFTIVGNNLALTAIVAVIPILYFFWALAIKRMKGHIAGLTTLALAILLAIIAFKMPAQMAFMSASQGAVYGIIPIGWIIVTSVFLYKLSVKSGQFNIIRTSIQSITEDRRLQALLIAFSFGAFLEGAAGFGAPVAISAALLVGLGFNPLYAAGICLLANTAPVAFGAIGIPITAMAGPVGIDAMEISKMVGRQLPFISVFIPLYLVIIMAGFKRALEVMPAILVSGFSFAIAQYLSSNFLGPELPDILSALISLFALTVFLKFWKPKTIFRFKGESEIAVASAAKNEKLETVHYSGGQIFRAWSPFLVLTAFISFWGIPAIKTALTGHYEGTNVILKAVNSIGHVLTYSPEVPLLHNRILNDAGEAVAAVYKLELLGTAGTAILIACFISKYITGLSWKDWSATFGETLNELKLPILTIGSVVAFAYVANASGMTHALGMIIAKTGSLFPFFSPFLGWLGVFITGSDTSANLLFGNLQKISAMQVGMDPLLAVAANSSGGVTGKMISPQSIAVACAAVGLAGKESELLRFTLKHSFFLVILVGILTFLQSNVLSWMIP